One region of Synechococcus elongatus PCC 11801 genomic DNA includes:
- the rpsP gene encoding 30S ribosomal protein S16, producing MIKLRLKRFGKKREVSYRIVATNSTSRRDGAPLEELGFYNPRTNETRLDVPAIVRRLQQGAQPTETVRSILTKAQIFEQLKA from the coding sequence ATGATCAAACTGCGTCTCAAGCGCTTCGGTAAGAAACGGGAAGTCAGCTACCGTATCGTGGCGACCAACAGCACCTCTCGTCGTGATGGTGCACCTTTGGAAGAACTCGGTTTCTACAACCCCCGCACCAACGAAACTCGTCTGGATGTGCCGGCGATCGTTCGTCGTCTGCAACAAGGGGCTCAACCCACCGAGACGGTGCGCAGCATCTTGACCAAAGCCCAAATTTTTGAACAGCTGAAGGCCTAA
- a CDS encoding KH domain-containing protein, giving the protein MSQASADRPDYVGLVRHLLEPLLEPGESLRLDCEVTQAGQRVLLRLAAADTSMPRILGRGGRNLQAVRAILSATAELAGQQIHLEVLGQARHTERPQRRDRDPVE; this is encoded by the coding sequence TTGTCGCAGGCTTCTGCCGATCGACCGGACTACGTCGGGCTTGTTCGCCATTTGCTAGAGCCTCTCTTAGAGCCGGGGGAGTCGTTGCGCTTGGATTGCGAAGTGACGCAAGCGGGCCAGCGGGTTCTGTTGCGTTTGGCTGCAGCCGACACCAGCATGCCTCGGATTTTGGGGCGCGGAGGGCGCAACCTCCAAGCCGTGCGAGCCATCCTCAGTGCCACAGCTGAATTAGCGGGTCAGCAGATCCACTTGGAAGTTTTAGGGCAAGCTCGCCACACAGAACGACCGCAGCGCCGAGACCGCGATCCGGTAGAATAG
- the rpsU gene encoding 30S ribosomal protein S21, whose amino-acid sequence MAEVRLGENETIESALRRFKKKIQKAGILPEVRRREHYEKPSQRRKRKLEASRRRRR is encoded by the coding sequence GTGGCTGAAGTCCGTCTAGGCGAAAACGAAACGATCGAGTCAGCACTTCGTCGTTTCAAGAAGAAAATCCAGAAAGCTGGCATTCTTCCCGAAGTCCGTCGACGCGAGCACTACGAAAAGCCGAGCCAACGTCGCAAGCGCAAGCTCGAGGCCTCTCGTCGTCGTCGTCGCTAA
- a CDS encoding PhoH family protein, whose amino-acid sequence MESTSIFLPSLESAIALSGEGQANLKLLARQTGADIVLRGQELVLRGTETQVRLCGQLVAALEALWSEGRAIAEVDILTARQAIDTQRQPELLAMREDVLARTRRGEVIRARTFRQQRYIQAMRKQTLTFGLGPAGTGKTFLAAVVAVQSLLENQCERLILTRPAVEAGERLGFLPGDLQQKIDPYLRPLYDALHELVEPERISALMERGVIEVAPLAYMRGRTLNRAFVILDEAQNTTPAQMKMMLTRIGFGSKLVVTGDPSQTDLPPSVPSGLALAERILGNVEGIAFCKLGRQDVVRHPLVQRIVEAYERFEAQSGGT is encoded by the coding sequence ATGGAGTCGACCTCGATTTTTTTACCGAGCTTGGAAAGCGCGATCGCCCTGAGCGGCGAAGGGCAAGCCAATCTCAAATTGCTAGCTCGCCAAACGGGTGCAGATATCGTTTTGCGGGGTCAAGAATTGGTGCTGCGCGGCACCGAAACCCAGGTTCGACTCTGCGGGCAATTAGTTGCTGCTTTGGAAGCCCTCTGGTCTGAGGGGCGCGCGATCGCGGAAGTCGATATCTTGACTGCGCGACAGGCGATCGATACCCAGCGTCAGCCGGAACTGTTGGCCATGCGCGAAGACGTGCTGGCACGAACCCGCCGGGGCGAAGTGATTCGGGCGCGCACCTTTCGCCAGCAACGCTACATCCAAGCGATGCGCAAGCAAACGCTGACCTTTGGGCTAGGGCCAGCGGGAACCGGCAAAACCTTTCTGGCCGCTGTCGTCGCTGTGCAATCGCTGCTAGAAAACCAATGCGAGCGGCTGATTCTGACGCGGCCTGCCGTAGAAGCCGGCGAACGCTTGGGCTTTCTCCCCGGTGATCTGCAGCAGAAAATCGATCCCTATCTGCGGCCGCTCTACGACGCCCTCCACGAATTGGTAGAACCGGAGCGGATTTCGGCGCTGATGGAGCGTGGGGTGATTGAAGTTGCACCGCTGGCCTACATGCGGGGGCGCACCCTCAACCGCGCTTTTGTGATTTTGGATGAAGCCCAAAACACGACGCCCGCCCAGATGAAAATGATGCTGACGCGGATTGGTTTTGGCTCCAAGCTGGTGGTGACAGGCGACCCTAGTCAGACCGATTTGCCGCCCTCTGTTCCCTCAGGCTTGGCCTTAGCCGAACGAATCTTGGGCAATGTTGAAGGCATCGCCTTTTGCAAGCTCGGTCGGCAGGATGTGGTGCGTCATCCCTTAGTGCAGCGCATCGTTGAAGCCTATGAGCGCTTTGAAGCCCAGAGCGGCGGTACCTGA
- a CDS encoding ABC1 kinase family protein: protein MHGVPIARRLMTEDGSLVYDPEAIARYYLNRPFVVWSRFLEIFWPLLGFIFGLWFDGRTGAARRNQVQRAVQLRDLLTELGPAFIKVGQALSTRPDLVPPAYLEELTRLQDQLPAFPNAIAFEFIEAELGAPPEEIFAELSENPVSAASLGQVYRGRLRSGEEVAVKVQRPGLAERIALDLYILRGLAAWAMRNVRRVKSNLVAIADEFGLRIFEELDYRQEADNAERFARLYGQLPDIYVPCIYRQYTSRRVLTMEWIQGTKLTELQAIRNQGIDPAYLIERGVQCSLRQLLEYGFFHADPHPGNLLATPDGQLAYLDFGMMSQVENYQRYGLIEAVVHLVNRDFQGLARDYVNLEFLTPDTDLTPIIPALAGVFKDAMGASVADLNFKSITDQLSQVMYDYPFRVPAYYALIIRSLVTLEGIAINVDPNFKVLSKAYPFIARQILTDPSPQLRSSLRELLFNGGQLRWNRLENLLRNASNSTDYDSEQLIQQTVDFLLSESGQDLRDRLVEELVNSLDRLGRGALPLLRNQIRQRLGLDPEPDSTLADLQPLLRVLSLLQQGQRFEPQKFIPLIPVLGRPEVQQMGQQVVTGLAQKALVRFIREVVVGDRRNNAIAA from the coding sequence ATGCATGGGGTTCCAATTGCCCGCCGTCTGATGACAGAAGACGGCAGTCTGGTCTACGACCCAGAAGCGATCGCGCGCTACTACCTCAACCGACCTTTTGTCGTCTGGAGCCGCTTCCTCGAAATCTTTTGGCCCTTGCTGGGCTTCATCTTTGGCCTGTGGTTTGATGGCCGCACAGGTGCAGCCCGCCGCAATCAAGTCCAACGTGCGGTGCAACTGCGCGATCTGCTGACGGAACTGGGTCCTGCCTTCATCAAAGTGGGTCAGGCTCTCTCAACCCGTCCGGATCTCGTGCCACCGGCCTATCTGGAAGAACTGACACGCCTGCAGGATCAACTGCCTGCATTTCCGAACGCGATCGCCTTTGAATTTATTGAGGCGGAACTGGGCGCGCCCCCCGAAGAAATTTTTGCGGAGCTGAGTGAGAATCCGGTTTCGGCGGCCAGCCTTGGGCAGGTTTATCGCGGTCGACTGCGATCGGGCGAAGAAGTCGCTGTCAAAGTCCAACGTCCCGGCTTAGCCGAGCGGATCGCCCTCGATCTCTATATCCTGCGCGGCCTTGCCGCTTGGGCGATGCGCAATGTGCGTCGTGTCAAAAGCAATCTGGTGGCGATCGCGGACGAATTTGGCCTGCGCATTTTCGAAGAGCTGGACTATCGCCAAGAAGCCGATAACGCCGAACGCTTCGCCCGCCTCTACGGTCAACTGCCTGACATCTACGTTCCCTGTATCTATCGCCAATACACCAGTCGTCGTGTGCTGACAATGGAGTGGATCCAAGGCACCAAGCTGACGGAGCTGCAAGCGATCCGCAACCAAGGGATTGATCCGGCTTATCTGATCGAGCGAGGCGTGCAGTGCTCGCTGCGGCAGTTGCTGGAATATGGCTTTTTCCACGCCGATCCCCATCCGGGCAACCTGCTAGCCACCCCAGATGGCCAGTTGGCCTATCTCGATTTCGGCATGATGAGCCAAGTCGAAAACTATCAGCGCTACGGCCTGATTGAAGCGGTCGTTCACCTCGTCAACCGAGACTTCCAAGGGCTGGCACGCGACTACGTCAATCTGGAGTTCTTAACGCCCGACACGGACTTGACACCGATCATTCCGGCCTTGGCTGGCGTCTTCAAAGATGCGATGGGCGCAAGCGTCGCTGACTTGAACTTCAAGAGCATCACCGATCAGCTCTCGCAGGTGATGTACGACTACCCGTTCCGCGTACCGGCTTATTACGCCCTGATCATTCGATCGCTCGTCACTTTGGAAGGAATTGCCATCAATGTCGATCCCAACTTCAAGGTGCTGAGCAAGGCCTATCCTTTCATTGCTCGCCAGATCCTGACGGATCCCTCGCCTCAGTTGCGGTCTTCACTGCGCGAATTGCTGTTCAATGGCGGCCAGCTGCGCTGGAATCGGCTGGAGAACTTGCTGCGCAATGCCAGCAATAGCACCGATTACGATAGCGAACAGCTGATCCAGCAGACTGTCGATTTTCTGCTGAGTGAATCCGGCCAGGATCTGCGCGATCGCCTGGTGGAAGAATTGGTGAACAGTCTCGATCGTCTCGGTCGAGGAGCATTGCCTCTGCTGCGCAATCAGATCCGCCAGCGCTTAGGCCTTGATCCTGAGCCAGACAGCACCTTGGCTGATTTACAGCCGTTGCTGCGCGTTCTCTCGCTCTTGCAACAAGGGCAACGGTTTGAACCGCAAAAGTTCATTCCCTTGATTCCCGTTCTCGGTCGTCCCGAAGTGCAGCAGATGGGCCAGCAAGTCGTGACCGGTCTTGCCCAGAAAGCCTTGGTTCGTTTCATCCGCGAAGTAGTCGTGGGCGATCGCCGTAACAATGCGATCGCGGCTTAG
- the recN gene encoding DNA repair protein RecN, with the protein MLQSLRIENFALIDQLELELGQGLHVLTGETGAGKSILLDAIDCVLGGKPGGRPIRSGCDRASLEATFALSPDLTAWLQEQAIEAIEDSLICSRELVQSSNGLRSRSRVNGVLVNRQQLAELRRHLVEITAQGQTVALGQTAQQRDWLDSFGGAPLAEQRQGVALAYAAYREAAQTLEIRRQSDRDRLRQQDLDRFQLEELTQAELSDPEELTQLGQERDRLAHVAELQQQSYRVYQALDQGEEAGSAIDRLGEAEQGLTQMVVFDPSLQPWLQLLQEAIAQVQEVSRQLYRYGEGLESDPDRLAAVGDRIQLLKQLCRKYGPELKDAIAYQQELQQRLADDNDENQSLEYWEAELAQRQQTLIEECARLTALRQATAQTLEQKLIAELAPLAMERVRFQVELQPLSEPGPTGADQVCFRFSPNPGEPLQPLSETASGGEMSRFLLALKLCFSEADPVGTLVFDEIDAGVSGRVSQAIAEKLQQLGRRHQVLCVTHQPLIAALADHHYRVRKQVSGDRTHVELEALRDRDQRRQELAELAGGSSADEALSFAESLLQQAATTAQTPTQSASKRSPKRKSKIAP; encoded by the coding sequence ATGTTGCAATCGCTACGCATCGAAAATTTTGCCTTGATTGACCAGCTAGAACTCGAGCTTGGGCAAGGCTTGCACGTTTTGACTGGCGAGACCGGAGCGGGCAAATCGATTCTGCTGGATGCGATCGATTGTGTGTTGGGCGGCAAGCCCGGCGGACGACCGATCCGCAGTGGTTGCGATCGTGCGTCCTTGGAAGCAACCTTTGCCCTTTCGCCGGATCTGACGGCTTGGCTACAGGAACAGGCGATCGAGGCGATCGAAGACAGCCTGATTTGTAGTCGTGAACTGGTGCAAAGCAGTAACGGGCTACGCAGCCGATCGCGGGTCAATGGGGTCTTGGTCAATCGCCAGCAACTGGCAGAGCTGCGGCGACACCTCGTTGAAATTACCGCTCAGGGGCAGACCGTGGCGCTGGGACAAACCGCGCAGCAACGGGACTGGCTCGACAGCTTTGGGGGAGCCCCCTTAGCGGAGCAGCGGCAAGGGGTTGCTCTGGCCTATGCCGCCTATCGGGAGGCTGCTCAAACCCTCGAAATCCGTCGCCAAAGCGATCGCGATCGCCTCCGTCAGCAAGACCTCGATCGCTTCCAGCTTGAGGAACTGACCCAAGCAGAACTCTCTGACCCCGAAGAGCTGACGCAACTCGGACAAGAACGCGATCGCTTAGCCCATGTCGCGGAACTGCAGCAGCAGAGCTATCGCGTTTACCAAGCCCTTGATCAAGGTGAAGAAGCCGGTTCCGCTATCGATCGCCTTGGCGAAGCGGAGCAAGGGCTAACGCAGATGGTCGTCTTTGACCCGAGCCTGCAGCCTTGGTTGCAACTCCTGCAAGAAGCGATCGCCCAAGTTCAAGAAGTCAGCCGCCAACTCTACCGCTACGGCGAAGGCTTGGAGAGCGATCCCGATCGCTTGGCCGCCGTTGGCGATCGCATTCAATTACTCAAGCAACTCTGTCGCAAATACGGGCCGGAGCTGAAAGACGCGATCGCCTATCAACAGGAACTGCAGCAGCGCCTTGCCGACGACAACGATGAGAATCAAAGCCTGGAGTATTGGGAGGCTGAGCTAGCACAGCGGCAGCAAACCCTGATTGAAGAATGTGCCCGTCTGACTGCCTTGCGGCAGGCAACCGCTCAAACCCTTGAGCAGAAGCTAATCGCTGAACTCGCGCCACTAGCGATGGAACGGGTTCGGTTTCAGGTAGAGTTGCAGCCCTTGTCGGAGCCGGGGCCAACAGGAGCAGATCAGGTCTGTTTTCGCTTTAGCCCCAATCCGGGCGAACCGCTGCAACCCTTAAGCGAAACGGCTTCCGGCGGTGAGATGAGCCGCTTTTTGCTGGCTCTAAAGCTCTGCTTCTCAGAAGCGGATCCCGTAGGAACCTTGGTCTTTGATGAAATCGATGCGGGTGTTTCCGGACGGGTTTCCCAGGCGATCGCAGAAAAACTGCAGCAACTGGGTCGTCGCCATCAGGTGCTCTGCGTCACCCACCAACCGCTGATTGCTGCTTTAGCGGATCACCACTATCGCGTCCGCAAACAGGTCAGCGGCGATCGCACTCATGTGGAGCTAGAAGCATTGCGCGATCGCGATCAGCGGCGGCAAGAACTAGCGGAACTAGCTGGCGGTAGCTCCGCGGATGAAGCCCTTAGCTTTGCAGAGTCCCTCCTTCAGCAGGCCGCAACCACCGCACAAACCCCGACCCAATCAGCCTCAAAGCGATCGCCAAAACGTAAATCCAAGATCGCACCCTAA
- the mutL gene encoding DNA mismatch repair endonuclease MutL — protein MASLPRIQPLPAPWVARMAAGEVIDSLAAVVRELCENSLDAGAQRLVIDLWPEQWRVRVADDGGGMSLADLQIAAAAHTSSKLSPDRFTAEQLGFRGEALHSLARLGRLTIASRAAEAESGWQISYNHSGQPQAPTPIAIAAGCIVEVQQLFQDWQERRQSQPSSAQQLRALQQQIQNLVLAHPNLTVQVTQNDRPWLAFAPTQQPQERLLQLLPNTSPADWRSQQLDLGPEGQLQVVVGLPDRCHRRRPDWVKLAVNGRVVRVPELEQAMIGALHRSLPRDRFPVVFAHLQVPPSQVDWHRHPGKAELFLQDLPIWSERLQQAIAQTLPIDVAQDSELPASAALLRVAETTGSYGESPSHLRAIAQVLNTYVLAEQGDSLWLIEQHIAHERVLFEQLQDDWQLVDCKQPILLPKLSLEQRLQLERLGMTAEDFGDDLWAIRQIPAALEKREDLVEALLELSRGWDLSAAQAAIACRTAIRNGSILDPIEQQTLLDRWQRCRQPRTCPHGRPIALVLPETSLARYFRRQWMIGRSHGLTES, from the coding sequence ATGGCAAGTCTTCCGCGCATTCAACCGCTTCCAGCACCATGGGTCGCCCGTATGGCCGCCGGGGAAGTGATTGATTCGCTGGCTGCTGTCGTGCGGGAGCTCTGCGAAAACAGCTTGGATGCCGGCGCGCAGCGTCTGGTCATCGACCTCTGGCCCGAGCAATGGCGAGTGCGCGTTGCCGACGATGGCGGGGGAATGTCACTGGCAGATCTACAGATTGCTGCCGCCGCCCATACCAGCAGCAAGCTCAGTCCCGATCGCTTCACGGCGGAACAGTTGGGCTTTCGCGGCGAAGCGCTGCATAGCTTGGCACGGCTAGGTCGCTTGACAATCGCTAGTCGAGCCGCCGAAGCAGAATCCGGCTGGCAGATCAGCTACAACCATTCAGGACAGCCCCAAGCGCCGACCCCGATCGCGATCGCAGCGGGTTGCATTGTCGAAGTCCAGCAGCTTTTCCAAGACTGGCAGGAGCGTCGTCAGAGTCAGCCGAGTTCTGCACAACAACTGCGAGCATTGCAGCAGCAGATTCAAAACCTTGTTCTCGCGCATCCAAACCTTACGGTGCAAGTGACGCAGAACGATCGCCCGTGGTTGGCTTTTGCACCGACTCAACAGCCCCAAGAGCGGCTGCTGCAACTGCTGCCCAATACCAGTCCTGCCGACTGGCGATCGCAGCAACTTGATCTCGGTCCCGAAGGTCAACTACAGGTTGTCGTTGGCTTGCCCGATCGCTGTCACCGTCGCCGTCCCGATTGGGTCAAGCTCGCGGTCAATGGTCGCGTGGTGCGCGTACCGGAACTTGAGCAGGCGATGATCGGCGCTTTGCACCGCAGTTTGCCGCGCGATCGCTTTCCCGTAGTTTTTGCCCACCTGCAAGTGCCACCTAGCCAAGTCGATTGGCATCGCCACCCCGGCAAGGCCGAGTTATTCCTCCAAGATTTACCGATCTGGAGTGAGCGCTTGCAACAGGCGATCGCCCAAACCCTACCGATCGACGTGGCGCAAGACAGTGAGCTACCGGCCAGTGCAGCCCTGCTCCGAGTCGCGGAAACCACAGGCAGCTACGGCGAATCTCCCAGTCATCTGCGGGCGATCGCTCAAGTCCTCAACACCTACGTTCTAGCCGAGCAGGGCGATAGTCTCTGGCTGATTGAGCAGCACATTGCCCACGAACGGGTTCTGTTTGAACAACTCCAAGACGACTGGCAGCTCGTGGATTGCAAGCAGCCAATCCTGTTACCCAAACTCTCGCTAGAACAGCGGTTGCAGCTTGAGCGTTTGGGCATGACAGCGGAGGACTTTGGCGATGACCTCTGGGCAATTCGACAGATTCCAGCAGCCTTAGAAAAGCGAGAGGACTTGGTGGAGGCACTGCTAGAACTCAGTCGCGGTTGGGATCTGAGCGCAGCTCAAGCCGCGATCGCCTGCCGCACCGCCATCCGTAACGGCTCAATTCTGGATCCCATAGAGCAACAGACCTTGCTCGATCGCTGGCAGCGTTGTCGCCAACCCCGCACCTGTCCCCATGGCCGTCCGATCGCACTCGTCTTACCGGAAACCAGTCTGGCGCGCTACTTCCGCCGCCAGTGGATGATTGGCCGCAGCCATGGTTTGACTGAGTCCTGA
- the gcvT gene encoding glycine cleavage system aminomethyltransferase GcvT, with protein sequence MTTIVSAPLLSSPLRAVCVDAGARLTGFAGWELPLQFQGLVQEHLAVRQQVGIFDISHMGKFQLRGSGLREALQRLLPSDLTTLLPGQAQYSVLLNDAGGCLDDLIVYWQGWVDGAEQALLIVNAATTESDRRWLTEHLPPAIALLDLSQELALVAIQGPQAIAALQPFVSCELAELPRFGHTVTSIAGQPAFVARTGYTGEDGCEVMLPPEAAIALWQQLTAADVTPCGLGARDTLRLEAAMPLYGHELDSETTPLEAGLGWVVHLDRNLEFIGRDRLVQAKTEGLRRRLVGLTLPGRNIARHGYPVAIADTTIGIVTSGSWSPTLSQAIALAYVPPALANLGQELWVEIRGKQIPATVVKRPFYRGSQFQ encoded by the coding sequence GTGACAACGATTGTGAGTGCTCCTCTGCTGTCCTCCCCTTTGCGTGCGGTTTGCGTAGATGCGGGCGCTCGGTTGACAGGGTTTGCGGGTTGGGAATTGCCGCTGCAGTTTCAAGGGCTTGTGCAGGAACACCTCGCCGTTCGTCAGCAAGTCGGCATCTTTGATATTTCCCACATGGGGAAGTTTCAGCTAAGAGGATCGGGACTCCGAGAAGCCTTGCAACGACTGCTCCCTAGCGATTTAACGACGCTATTGCCGGGGCAGGCACAATACTCTGTGCTGCTGAATGACGCTGGCGGCTGCTTGGATGACCTCATTGTTTACTGGCAGGGTTGGGTAGACGGGGCTGAACAGGCCCTATTGATTGTGAATGCTGCAACGACAGAGTCTGATCGTCGCTGGCTGACGGAGCATCTTCCCCCTGCGATCGCGCTCCTCGACCTCAGCCAAGAGTTAGCTCTGGTTGCTATTCAAGGCCCGCAGGCGATCGCTGCCCTTCAACCCTTCGTCAGCTGCGAACTGGCAGAACTGCCGCGCTTTGGCCACACTGTGACCTCGATCGCGGGTCAACCCGCTTTTGTGGCGCGTACTGGCTACACCGGTGAGGATGGCTGCGAAGTAATGCTGCCCCCCGAAGCTGCGATCGCACTTTGGCAACAACTGACAGCAGCCGATGTGACTCCCTGTGGACTGGGAGCGCGCGATACCCTACGGCTCGAGGCCGCCATGCCTCTCTACGGCCATGAATTGGATAGCGAAACCACTCCGCTAGAAGCTGGACTGGGTTGGGTTGTTCACCTCGATCGCAACCTCGAGTTCATTGGCCGCGATCGCCTTGTGCAAGCAAAAACGGAAGGACTACGTCGCCGACTGGTGGGTCTAACACTACCCGGCCGCAATATCGCCCGTCATGGCTATCCCGTCGCGATCGCTGATACCACGATTGGTATCGTCACCAGTGGCAGTTGGTCTCCCACCCTTAGCCAAGCGATCGCCCTTGCCTACGTGCCTCCTGCCTTGGCCAATCTAGGGCAGGAACTCTGGGTGGAGATCCGCGGCAAACAGATTCCAGCCACTGTGGTCAAACGTCCCTTCTACCGTGGCAGTCAGTTTCAATAG
- a CDS encoding J domain-containing protein, producing the protein MASKSTALPQFVIDRAAELAKRHGIDQQVFLEFAQFARRKKPPEPSLPELKAAVCKAFNCSNITQLKQQEAFKVAIEGRDYNLRTKAPWLELYREWVGVPTNERNETGPTCINGIDVLKNFRPWIVFGLDPKKATAKDIKEAFRKLAKEHHPDTGGNPEVFSKLQQMRDSILLGR; encoded by the coding sequence ATGGCTTCGAAATCGACTGCGCTGCCACAATTTGTGATTGATCGGGCCGCAGAGCTCGCCAAGCGCCATGGTATTGATCAACAGGTTTTCCTAGAATTTGCCCAGTTTGCCCGCAGAAAGAAGCCGCCAGAACCTTCTTTGCCTGAGTTGAAAGCTGCAGTCTGCAAGGCGTTTAACTGCTCCAATATTACTCAGCTGAAACAGCAAGAAGCATTTAAGGTTGCGATTGAAGGTCGGGACTATAACTTACGGACTAAGGCTCCATGGCTAGAGCTCTACCGAGAATGGGTGGGTGTCCCCACGAATGAACGAAATGAAACCGGGCCAACCTGTATCAATGGTATTGATGTTCTCAAAAATTTTAGGCCTTGGATTGTTTTTGGGTTAGATCCCAAGAAAGCCACTGCGAAAGATATTAAAGAGGCCTTCCGGAAATTAGCTAAGGAACATCACCCGGATACAGGAGGAAATCCAGAAGTTTTTTCAAAACTTCAGCAAATGCGCGACTCGATCTTATTAGGGAGATAA
- the nblR gene encoding response regulator transcription factor NblR, with amino-acid sequence MIAPASPHILLIESDSSLAQQMAGDLLQAGYGTSLANVQQDLFAQIDLQKPDLVIVDRMAGGQSGLQFCRQLRDRGLTIPILLLMGRDTVEDRVACLEAGADDYLLKPYRSDEFLRRLQLYLQREPATQEQLQFSNLMLDLSTRRASRNGRQIDLTMKEFDLLRFLMEHPREVLTREQILENVWGYDFMGESNVIEVYIRYLRLKIETEGEKRLVQTVRGVGYVLRES; translated from the coding sequence ATGATTGCGCCAGCCTCGCCGCACATTCTTTTGATTGAGTCCGATTCCAGTTTGGCTCAGCAAATGGCAGGTGATTTACTGCAAGCAGGCTATGGTACCTCATTGGCAAATGTTCAGCAGGATCTCTTTGCTCAAATCGATCTGCAAAAGCCTGATTTAGTGATTGTTGATCGCATGGCTGGAGGACAGTCAGGTCTACAGTTCTGTCGACAGTTGCGCGATCGCGGTTTGACCATTCCCATTCTGTTATTAATGGGACGTGACACAGTTGAAGACCGAGTTGCCTGCCTAGAAGCAGGGGCTGATGACTATCTCCTCAAGCCTTACCGTAGCGATGAATTTCTGCGGCGATTGCAGCTTTATTTACAACGAGAACCTGCGACTCAAGAGCAACTGCAATTTAGCAATCTAATGCTTGATCTCTCAACCCGACGTGCCTCTCGTAATGGCCGTCAGATTGACCTGACGATGAAAGAGTTTGATCTACTCCGTTTTTTGATGGAGCATCCACGGGAAGTGCTCACCCGTGAACAAATCCTCGAGAATGTGTGGGGCTACGACTTCATGGGCGAATCGAATGTGATTGAAGTCTACATTCGCTATCTGCGCCTCAAGATTGAAACGGAAGGTGAGAAACGCCTTGTTCAAACGGTGCGAGGGGTCGGCTATGTCCTCCGTGAAAGCTAG
- a CDS encoding NAD(+) kinase gives MPDVGIIYNDSKPTACTIAEELQQQLNARGWGVRLATSQSGLLGYSNPDSVICHTPVESLVPRGFDRDLRWAIVLGGDGTVLAAARQLAPIGVPMLTVNTGHLGFLAEAYLDTLPAAVEQLCASEYSLEERTMMEVKVLRRELIRWAALSLNEMALHREPLTSMCHFEVAIGKHVPVDIAADGVIVSTPTGSTAYSLSSGGPVVTPDVPVFQLVPICPHSLASRALVFANREPMTIFPATPERLMMVVDGNAGCYVWPEDRVLIQRSRYSAKFIRLQPNEFFRVLREKLGWGLPHVAKPSAPDPS, from the coding sequence GTGCCAGATGTCGGCATTATCTACAACGACAGCAAACCGACAGCCTGCACGATCGCCGAAGAATTGCAGCAGCAGCTTAATGCTCGCGGCTGGGGTGTTCGTCTAGCGACGAGCCAGTCAGGTCTACTGGGCTATTCCAATCCCGACAGTGTTATTTGTCATACTCCCGTTGAAAGCTTAGTGCCGCGTGGCTTTGATCGCGATTTGCGTTGGGCGATCGTGTTGGGCGGTGACGGTACCGTTTTAGCTGCTGCTCGCCAACTGGCTCCAATTGGCGTTCCCATGCTGACGGTTAATACCGGTCACTTAGGGTTTTTGGCAGAAGCTTATCTCGATACCTTACCTGCAGCGGTTGAACAGCTTTGCGCATCCGAATATAGCCTCGAAGAGCGCACCATGATGGAAGTCAAAGTGTTGCGTCGAGAGCTAATTCGCTGGGCAGCCCTGTCTCTGAATGAGATGGCACTCCATCGCGAACCGCTGACGAGCATGTGTCACTTTGAAGTCGCGATCGGTAAGCATGTCCCCGTCGATATTGCAGCTGATGGTGTGATTGTTTCCACTCCTACCGGCTCCACAGCTTATTCCCTCAGTTCTGGTGGCCCCGTGGTCACGCCTGATGTTCCTGTTTTTCAGCTCGTTCCTATCTGTCCGCACTCCCTCGCATCACGGGCGCTGGTCTTTGCTAATCGCGAGCCAATGACCATTTTTCCAGCCACGCCCGAGCGCTTGATGATGGTGGTTGATGGTAATGCAGGCTGCTACGTTTGGCCTGAAGATCGCGTTTTAATCCAGCGATCGCGCTATTCTGCTAAGTTTATTCGCCTTCAACCCAATGAGTTCTTTCGGGTGTTGCGCGAGAAGCTGGGCTGGGGATTACCGCATGTTGCTAAGCCTAGTGCGCCAGATCCTAGCTAA